The genome window GACCCCGCCGAGGCCGAGGAAGTGGACCCGACCCAACTCGGCCAGGGCAGGGGGCATCGATGAGGCTGACGGGGGGTTCACGAGGCGTCTCCCGGGTGGTTGCTGGAGGAAGAGGACGGGGCACGGCCGGCGGACTGCAGGACGAGCCTCGCCATGGTGCGGTCGGCGTCCCGGATGCCGCGGGCCTGGGCTGCGGCGGACATGGCAGCCAACCGTGCGGGATCCTGGGCGAGCGGGATGAGTTCACGCCGGACCCAGTCGGCGGTGAACGCCTCATCCCGGACCATCAGGGCTCCGCCTGCCGCCACGAGCCCGCGGGCGTTGAGGGCCTGCTCCCCGTTGCCGATGGGCAGGGGGACGAGGACGGAGGGCAGGCCCACGGCGGCGAGTTCGTGCACGGTGCCCGAGCCGGCCCGCGCGACGATGAGGTCCGCGGCCGCGTAGGCCTGTTCCATCCCGTCGAGGTACTCACGCTGGTGGTAGCCCGCAGCGGCGACCGGGGTGCCGTCCTCGCTCAGGACCTGCTTGTCCCGCCCGGTCAGGTGCAGCACCTGCAGTCCGGCGGCGGAGAGGCCGGGCAGCGCGGCAGCGATGGTCCGGTTGACGTTGAGCGCGCCGGAGGATCCCCCGGTCACCACCACCGTGGCCCGCTCTGGGTCCAGGCCGAGTGCCCTCCGCGCCTGCGCCCGTGACGCGTCCCGGTCCAGCGTGGAGATCTCCCGGCGCATCGGCATGCCGACGCACTGCGCCCGGGGCAGGACGGTCTCCGGGAAGGCCGTGGCCACGACGGCGGCCTTGCGCGCGCCGACCTTGTTCGCCAGTCCGGCCCGGACATTGGCCTCATGGATGACCAGCGGCACGCCCCGGCGGACGGCGGCCAGATAGACGGGGGTGGAGACGTATCCGCCCACCCCGACCACCACGTCCGCACGGCGGCGGTCCAGGATCTCTCCGGCCTGGGTGACGGCCCGACGCAGTCGCAGGGGCAACCGCACGAGGTCCATGGTGGGCCGGCGGGGCAGCGGCACCCGGTCGATGGTGTCCAACTGGTAGCCGGCGCTCGGGACCAGCCGGGTCTCCAGGCCCGAGGTGGTCCCGACCATGGTGCAATGCACCCCGGGATTCCCGGCGTCACCGGCCGTCGTCGCGTCCACACCTGCGGTGTGCGTCTCCTCAAGGGCGCGTGCGATCGCCAGCATGGGGCTGACGTGCCCGGCGGTCCCGCCGCCCGCCAGAACGACGCGGAGCGGTTCGGTCATGATCGGGCCTTCTTCCCGGCGCGTGCGGCGCCGACAGGGGTTGCGGACGGTACGGAGCTTCCGGAGGTGGCGGTTGTTGCGGTCTCGGCGGCACTTCGCGCAGCCGCTTCCTCCTCCTGGCGCTGCTCGCGGGCAAAGGCGAGCACCACGCCGATGCCGGCCAGGACGAAGGTGAGCGCCGAACCGCCATAGGAGATGAAGGGCAGCGGGACGCCGATCACGGGCAGCAGCCCGGTGACCATGGCGATGTTGATGAAGGCCTGACCGACGATCCAGATGAGGATCCCCCCGGTGCAGATCCGGACGAAGAGTGAGGTCGAGCGGCGCGCCACCCGGAACAGGCCGATGGCCAGACCCGCGAACAGCCCGATCACGAGCAGGGTCCCGGCCAATCCGAGCTCCTCCCCGAGGATGGTGAAGATGAAGTCGTTCTCCGCCTCCGGGATGTAACTCCACTTCTGCCGGGACTGGCCCAGACCGACCCCCCACCAGCCGCCGGAGGCCAAAGCGTACATGCCGTGGTCCGGCTGGTAGCAGGGCTCAGTGGGGAACTCGCAGTTGCCCAGCCAGGCCTGGATACGCACGGCACGGTTGGCCGAGGTCAGGGCCATGACCACGGCCCCCAGGGCCCCGATGCCGCCGGCGATGAGGAAGTAGCGCAGCTTGGTGCCGGCCAGGAACAGGACGGCGGCCATGATCATCATGATCACCATGGCCGTGCCGAGATCCCGGCCGTACATGATCAGGCCCAGCAGGATGGCGCCCACCGGGAAGATGACCGGGACGATCGAGTGCTTCAGCTGGCCGACCAGTTTGGCCTTGCGCTCCAGGACCACGGCCGCCCACAGGGCCAGCGCCAGCTTGGCGGCCTCGGAGGGCTGTGCCGTGAACGAGCCGATCTTCAGCCAGTTCTGGTTACCGTTGACTTCGTGGCCGAGCGGTGTCAGCACCAAGGCCAGCAGGAAGACCGCCAGCAGGATGGCGGGCCAGGCCAGGGACCGCAGCCGGTCGGTGCTCAGCCGCGAGAGGACGAACAGGCCCACGAACCCGACCACGGCGAACAACGCCTGCCGGATGAACAGGTCATAGGATCCGGTGGTTTCCCCGATGTTCTCGACCGAGGAGGACGAGAGCACCATCACCAGGCCGATGACGGTCAAGGCCGCGGCGCAGCCCAGGATCAGGAAGTACGACGTGCGGCTGGAGCCCTGGCCTTCGAGGAATCCCCAGGCCCGGCGCCACACGGGCGGGTGGGGTGTGGTCACCATGCAAGGGCTCCTTAGCTGCCCAGCCCCTTGGCTTCCATGAGGCGGGCGACGGCGTCGATAAAGGCGTTTCCTCGGTCTGCGTAGGATTCGAATTGGTCCATGGACGCCGCTGCCGGCGCCATCAGTACGACGTCCCCGGGGCGGGCCACCGCATTGGCTTCACGGACCGCTGCGGCCATGGCCTGATGGCCGTCCGAGGGGTCTGTTCCAGTGTCCCGCACGGCGGTGGAGAGTACCGGGATGTCCGGCGCGTGTCGCCGCAACGCCCCGGCGAGTTCGGCGGGATCGGCGCCGATGAGCACGACGGCGCGAAGTCGGCCGACATGGCGGGCGACGAGCTCGTCATAACTCACTCCCTTGGGCAGGCCGCCGGCGATCCACACCACGTCCGTGAACGCCGCCAATGACGCATCGGCCGCATGCGGGTTGGTGGCCTTGGAGTCGTTGATCCACAGCACGTCATCGGCCTGGGCCACCAACTGGATCCGGTGGTCGCCGGGCTGGTAGGCGCGCAGCCCGTCGCGCACCGCCTCGGGTGACACCCCGACGGCGCGGACCAGTCCGGCCGCCGCCAGGGCATTGGCGACCTGGTGCTGCGGGGCGATCGGTCCGAGGTCCTGCAGCTGGCCGAGCTCCAGGGCCTGATGGGCCCGGTCCTCCAGGAAGGCGCGGTCCACGAGGAGACCGTCCACCACGCCAAGCATGGACCGTCCCGGGGTGTCGGTGGTGAAGGAGATGGCCCGGCAGCCCTCCTGGACGTCCGCCTCCTCGACCATGCGCATGGTCAAGGGCTGTTCCTCGTTGAAGAGGCAGGCGAGTCGGGTGTGCTCGTAGATCTTGGCCTTGTCCGCACAATAGGCCTCGAAGGAGCCGTGCCAGTCGACATGGTCCTCGGCGAGGTTCAGCACCGCGGAGGCGGCGGGCTCGATGTGATGGGTCCAGTGCAGCTGGAAGCTGGAGAGTTCCACGGCGATGGTGTCCCAGCCCTCGGGATCACGGATCGCGTCGAGGATGGGTGTGCCGACGTTGCCGCACGCGATGGCCCGCTGTCCGGCAGCCAGCAGCATGGACTCGACCATGCCGACCGTGGTGGTCTTGCCGTTGGTGCCGGTGACGACCAGCCAGTCCGCGGTCTTGCGCCCTGCCCGTTCGCGGACCCTCCAGGCCAACTCCACGTCGCCCCAGATGGGGATGCCCGCCGCAGCGGCGGCCGCCAGGAGGGGCTGGTCGGGCCGCCACCCCGGGGAGGTGACCACGAGTTCGGGGGCCAGTCCGCCGACGTCGGGAAGCACGGCCGTGTACCGGTCCCCCAACAGCACGTCCTGCACGCCGACGATCTTCAGGGTGTCCGCCTTGGCCCGGTGTTCCGGGCTGTCCTGGCCGTCCACGACCACCACGTGGGCGCCGAGCTCGGCCAGGGTGTCCGCCGCGGCGAAACCGGACAGGCCCAGGCCGGTGACGACGACGCGCAGGCCGGCCCACTCGGCATCCCAGCTCGTGAGGGTGGCCAGGCGGTCGAAGGGGTCGGTTCGGGACTCCTCGGTCACTGGGTTCACCGGGTTCACTGGGACAGCACCCATTCGCCGTAGAACAGGGCGATGCCCACAGCCACGCAGAGCAGGCCGATGATCCAGAACCTGATGACCACCGTCACCTCGGCCCAGCCCTTGAGCTCGAAGTGATGCTGCAGCGGTGCCATCAGGAACACCCGCTTGCCGCCGGAAAGCTTGAAGTAGCCGACCTGGATGATCACCGAGAGGGTGATGAGGACCATGAGCCCGGCCAGGATGACCACCAGGAGTTCGGTCCGGGACATGATGGCGAAGCCGGCGAGGGCGCCGCCGAGGGCGAGCGAGCCGGTGTCCCCCATGAAGATCTTGGCTGGCGCGGTGTTCCACCACAGGAACCCGATCAGGGCGCCGGTGAGGATGGAGGCCAGCACCGCCAGATCCATGGAGTCTCGCACCTCGTAGCAGCCGGGTCCCGCGCTGGTGACCCCGCACGACTGGTTCGCCTGGAACAGGGTGATCAGCATGTAGGCGGCGGTGATCATGGCGGTGGCGCCCGTGGCCAGTCCGTCCAGTCCGTCCGTCAGGTTCACCGCGTTGGTGGTGGCCGTGGTGATGAGGTTGGACCAGACCACGAAGAGGATCACGCCGAGAACCGGCCCGGCGAAGGCCAGGTCGATCGGCAGGTCCCGGACGAAGGAGATGGCGGTCGAGGCGGGGGTCAGCCCACGCTCGTTCGGGAAGTTCAGGGCCAGCACGGCGAAGGTGATGCCGACGACGGCCTGCAGGATGATCTTCGCCCAGGGGGTCAGGCCGAGCGAGCGCTGATTGGAGATCTTGGTGAAGTCGTCCAGGAAGCCCACGAAGCCCATTCCGACCATGAGCAACAGAAGGATCAAGGCCGAGGCGGTGACCCCGGCATTCTCCAGCTGCAGGCCGGACATGATCCAGTGGGTGAGGAAGTACGCGACCACCGTGGCGACCACGAAGACCGTTCCGCCCATGGTCGGCGTGCCCCGCTTCGTCGCATGCGAGGTGGGGCCGTCATCACGGATGAACTGGCCGTACCCCTGGCGGACCAGGAACTTGATGAACAACGGCGTGCCGATGAGTGTCAGCACGAGCCCCAGGAGGGCACCGATCAACAGGCCTATCACTGGCTCTGCTCCTTCCGGTCCCCGGTGGGCGGGACATCCATGGGGTCCGGACTGACCGGACCATGTGCGAGCCGATCGCCCAGATCACCCAGGCCGGCGCCGTTAGAGGACTTGAACAAGACGATGTCGCCCGGAGCGAGCTTGCCCTGGAGCAGGGTCTCGGCGGCGTCGAGATCCTCGGCGAAGTCGACCTCGTCACCCCACGACCCCTCGTTCACCGCGGAGGTGTAGAGCGGCCGGGCGCCGCGGCCGACGACTAAGAGCTGGCTGATGTTGAGCCGTACGACAGCGGTGCCGATCGCGGTGTGCTCGCGGATGCGGGTATCGCCGAGCTCCAGCATCTCCCCCAGCACCGCCCAGGTGCGCCGCCCGGTGGACCGGCCCATCATGGCGAGGGTCTGCAGGGCTGCCCGCATGGACTCGGGGTTCGCGTTGTAGGCGTCGTTGATGACGGTGATGCCGTCCGGGCGGTCGGTGCGCTCCATCCGCCGGCGGCTCGTGGGGCCGGCGCCGTTGAGTGCCACGGCGATGGACTCCACGGAGAGGCCGGCTGCCGCCGCAGCGGCCGCGGCCGCGGTGATGTTGGAGGCGTGGTGCCGCCCGATGAGGCCGGAGGCCACGGGGTGGGGCTCGGCGCGGGTGCCCGCGCCGATCCGCAGGTCGAACTGGGGCCGCTCGTCGGCGTTCGTCGTGAGGGAGTCGGCCAGTGCGGAGAAGGCGGCACTACCCGTCTCGAGGTCCGCGTCCACCAGCGGGAAGGAACCGTCCTCCACGGCGAACCAGACCACGCGACCCTGGGTGCGGGCGGCCATCGTGGCCACGCGCGCATCGTCCCGGTTGAGCACGGCGAAACCGTTCGACGGCAGGGACTCGACCAGTTCGCCCTTGGTCCGGGCGATGTTCTCGACCCCGCCGAACTTGCCGGCGTGGGCGGAACCGACCATCAGGACGACCCCGATGTCCGGCTTGACCATGGAGGAGAGGTACTTGATGTTCCCCACCTCGTCAGCGCCCATCTCGATGACGAGGTAGCGCGTGTCCAGGGCGGCTCGGAACACGGTGAGCGGCACGCCGACCTCACCGTTGTACGAGTTCTGCGGCGCCACGGTTGGTCCCGCGGTCGCCAGGATGGTGGCCAACAGGTCCTTGGTGGTGGTCTTCCCGGCTGAGCCGGTGATGCCGATGACCGTGGTCGGTGAATGCTCACGGATACGTTGCACGATGTGCGTGGTCAGACGGCCCATAGCCAGCACCACGTCGTCCACGATGACTGCGGGGTCCGTCCGGCCCTCGGCATCCGTGGTCTGACGCTCCGCCAGAATGAGCGTGGCTCCGGCGGCACGGGCGGCGGTGATGAAGTCATGCCCGTCGGCATGTTCACCGGGTTTGGCGATGAACAGGGTCCCGGCGGCGGCTTCCCGGGAATCGGTGGTGGCGGAGTCGACCGTGGCACCCGGCGGCACGGAGGCAGTGAGCGTACCTCCCGTGGCCTCGGCGACGGCTGTTGCAGTGAGTTCGATCATGACCCGTCAACTTTACGTCGGTGCCCATGAGAATCCGATGAGGGACCGAAGCCGTGCCGTGCCAGGGCGCCCCGCAGTTCCACCCGGTCGTCCAGGCTCACGTCCACACCGTCCATGTCCTGGACGGTTTCATGGCCACGGCCGGCCAGCAGCACCGTGTCGGCTGGTGTGGCCAAGGACACGGCCAGGTCGATGGCCTCCTGGCGCGGCGCGGCCTCGTGGACCTCGACCCGACGGCCGATGCCGGCAGCCTGACGGGCCGCTTCCCGCACGCCGTCGAGCACCTCTGACCGGATGCCCGCAGGCTCCTCGGTGTGGGCGTCGTCATCGGTGACGATCACGACGTCGGCCCACTCGGCCGCGATGCGACCCATCACCGGGCGCTTGGCCCGGTCCCGGTCCCCGGTGGCGCCGAACACGAGGATCGTGCGTCCGGTGGTGTTGCCGGCCGCCTGCCGGGCGTCCCGGACGGACTCCAGGGCCCGCACCATCCCGTCCGGGTTGTGGGCGAAGTCGACGATGCCGTCCGGTGACTGGCCGACGACTTCCATGCGCCCGGGCACGGCCGTGGCGAAGGGTCCCTGACCCACCGGCATGTCCAGCACCCGGGCCACGGCATCCCACTCGGTGCCGGGCAGCGATTCGAAGACCATGACTGCGGCCAGCGCGGCGTTGGCCACGTTGAAGCGGCCGGGCAGCCCGGTGGAGGCGGTGACGCTGCGGCCGCTGGCAGCATGGAGCAGGGTGAACCGGTACCCGAGGCCGATGGCCTCGAGGGACGTGACGGTCCAGTCCGCGCCCGTCAGCGGTGCGCCCCCGTGGTCGGCCGCGGGCCCCAGGGACAGGGTCGCGATGGGGCAGCCGGCGGCAGCGGCCATCCTGGTCCCCCAGGTGGCACCGTCACGGTCCGGGGCATCTGGACCACCGTCCAGGGTGATGACGGCACGGCCGGTCCGTCGGGCGTCGAAGAGGCCCGCCTTCGCGGCGAAGTACTCCTCCATGGAGCCGTGCAGGTCCAGGTGGTCCTGGGTGAGATTGGTGAATCCGGCGACCGCGAAATGCAGGCCCGCGACCCGTCGGTAGCTGATGGCGTGGGAGGAGACCTCCATGGCGGCCGAATTGACCTGTTCCTGGCGCATCATCGCCATCAACGCGTGCAACTGCGTGGATTCGGGCGTGGTCAGGCTGCTCGGTACGGTACGGCGTCCGGCGCGGATCTCGATGGTGCCGATCAGGCCGGTGGTCTCCCCCCACGCCTCCAGCAACGAGGTGAGGAAGTAGCTCGTGGTCGTCTTGCCGTTCGTGCCGGTGATCCCGTACATCCGGGGGCCCACCCCCGCATTCCGGTAGATGGCCGCGGCCGCCGGCCCGACGG of Citricoccus sp. K5 contains these proteins:
- the murF gene encoding UDP-N-acetylmuramoyl-tripeptide--D-alanyl-D-alanine ligase; amino-acid sequence: MIELTATAVAEATGGTLTASVPPGATVDSATTDSREAAAGTLFIAKPGEHADGHDFITAARAAGATLILAERQTTDAEGRTDPAVIVDDVVLAMGRLTTHIVQRIREHSPTTVIGITGSAGKTTTKDLLATILATAGPTVAPQNSYNGEVGVPLTVFRAALDTRYLVIEMGADEVGNIKYLSSMVKPDIGVVLMVGSAHAGKFGGVENIARTKGELVESLPSNGFAVLNRDDARVATMAARTQGRVVWFAVEDGSFPLVDADLETGSAAFSALADSLTTNADERPQFDLRIGAGTRAEPHPVASGLIGRHHASNITAAAAAAAAAGLSVESIAVALNGAGPTSRRRMERTDRPDGITVINDAYNANPESMRAALQTLAMMGRSTGRRTWAVLGEMLELGDTRIREHTAIGTAVVRLNISQLLVVGRGARPLYTSAVNEGSWGDEVDFAEDLDAAETLLQGKLAPGDIVLFKSSNGAGLGDLGDRLAHGPVSPDPMDVPPTGDRKEQSQ
- the murD gene encoding UDP-N-acetylmuramoyl-L-alanine--D-glutamate ligase produces the protein MGAVPVNPVNPVTEESRTDPFDRLATLTSWDAEWAGLRVVVTGLGLSGFAAADTLAELGAHVVVVDGQDSPEHRAKADTLKIVGVQDVLLGDRYTAVLPDVGGLAPELVVTSPGWRPDQPLLAAAAAAGIPIWGDVELAWRVRERAGRKTADWLVVTGTNGKTTTVGMVESMLLAAGQRAIACGNVGTPILDAIRDPEGWDTIAVELSSFQLHWTHHIEPAASAVLNLAEDHVDWHGSFEAYCADKAKIYEHTRLACLFNEEQPLTMRMVEEADVQEGCRAISFTTDTPGRSMLGVVDGLLVDRAFLEDRAHQALELGQLQDLGPIAPQHQVANALAAAGLVRAVGVSPEAVRDGLRAYQPGDHRIQLVAQADDVLWINDSKATNPHAADASLAAFTDVVWIAGGLPKGVSYDELVARHVGRLRAVVLIGADPAELAGALRRHAPDIPVLSTAVRDTGTDPSDGHQAMAAAVREANAVARPGDVVLMAPAAASMDQFESYADRGNAFIDAVARLMEAKGLGS
- the murG gene encoding undecaprenyldiphospho-muramoylpentapeptide beta-N-acetylglucosaminyltransferase yields the protein MTEPLRVVLAGGGTAGHVSPMLAIARALEETHTAGVDATTAGDAGNPGVHCTMVGTTSGLETRLVPSAGYQLDTIDRVPLPRRPTMDLVRLPLRLRRAVTQAGEILDRRRADVVVGVGGYVSTPVYLAAVRRGVPLVIHEANVRAGLANKVGARKAAVVATAFPETVLPRAQCVGMPMRREISTLDRDASRAQARRALGLDPERATVVVTGGSSGALNVNRTIAAALPGLSAAGLQVLHLTGRDKQVLSEDGTPVAAAGYHQREYLDGMEQAYAAADLIVARAGSGTVHELAAVGLPSVLVPLPIGNGEQALNARGLVAAGGALMVRDEAFTADWVRRELIPLAQDPARLAAMSAAAQARGIRDADRTMARLVLQSAGRAPSSSSSNHPGDAS
- a CDS encoding Mur ligase family protein; protein product: MTSPLTPAEQDAAFRPDHTDPLDWNDLIEALNRSGLPVELSGVEVGLPGQPGPTGIAMDSRAVRTGDLYVGVPGANRHGAEFAAAVVAGGAAGLLTDQEGAELAGHLPTGTPVLVVRNVRDAVGPAAAAIYRNAGVGPRMYGITGTNGKTTTSYFLTSLLEAWGETTGLIGTIEIRAGRRTVPSSLTTPESTQLHALMAMMRQEQVNSAAMEVSSHAISYRRVAGLHFAVAGFTNLTQDHLDLHGSMEEYFAAKAGLFDARRTGRAVITLDGGPDAPDRDGATWGTRMAAAAGCPIATLSLGPAADHGGAPLTGADWTVTSLEAIGLGYRFTLLHAASGRSVTASTGLPGRFNVANAALAAVMVFESLPGTEWDAVARVLDMPVGQGPFATAVPGRMEVVGQSPDGIVDFAHNPDGMVRALESVRDARQAAGNTTGRTILVFGATGDRDRAKRPVMGRIAAEWADVVIVTDDDAHTEEPAGIRSEVLDGVREAARQAAGIGRRVEVHEAAPRQEAIDLAVSLATPADTVLLAGRGHETVQDMDGVDVSLDDRVELRGALARHGFGPSSDSHGHRRKVDGS
- the mraY gene encoding phospho-N-acetylmuramoyl-pentapeptide-transferase; the encoded protein is MIGLLIGALLGLVLTLIGTPLFIKFLVRQGYGQFIRDDGPTSHATKRGTPTMGGTVFVVATVVAYFLTHWIMSGLQLENAGVTASALILLLLMVGMGFVGFLDDFTKISNQRSLGLTPWAKIILQAVVGITFAVLALNFPNERGLTPASTAISFVRDLPIDLAFAGPVLGVILFVVWSNLITTATTNAVNLTDGLDGLATGATAMITAAYMLITLFQANQSCGVTSAGPGCYEVRDSMDLAVLASILTGALIGFLWWNTAPAKIFMGDTGSLALGGALAGFAIMSRTELLVVILAGLMVLITLSVIIQVGYFKLSGGKRVFLMAPLQHHFELKGWAEVTVVIRFWIIGLLCVAVGIALFYGEWVLSQ
- the ftsW gene encoding putative lipid II flippase FtsW yields the protein MVTTPHPPVWRRAWGFLEGQGSSRTSYFLILGCAAALTVIGLVMVLSSSSVENIGETTGSYDLFIRQALFAVVGFVGLFVLSRLSTDRLRSLAWPAILLAVFLLALVLTPLGHEVNGNQNWLKIGSFTAQPSEAAKLALALWAAVVLERKAKLVGQLKHSIVPVIFPVGAILLGLIMYGRDLGTAMVIMMIMAAVLFLAGTKLRYFLIAGGIGALGAVVMALTSANRAVRIQAWLGNCEFPTEPCYQPDHGMYALASGGWWGVGLGQSRQKWSYIPEAENDFIFTILGEELGLAGTLLVIGLFAGLAIGLFRVARRSTSLFVRICTGGILIWIVGQAFINIAMVTGLLPVIGVPLPFISYGGSALTFVLAGIGVVLAFAREQRQEEEAAARSAAETATTATSGSSVPSATPVGAARAGKKARS